Within Leptospira dzoumogneensis, the genomic segment AGATGGATGAACACTTTTAGAGCCGTGTTTTTCGGTCTTTTTATGCCAGTCTCTAAGTTCATCCAGGATACAACGAGCAGTGGCGGACAGTCCAACGGCTCCATCGTTTAAGAAGATATAATCCGGTGCCAGGGCCTCCAAGTCGGGGGCCTTGTTCTGACTAGAAGCCAGCTCCTCAAAGGATATTTCCTGCTCCAAGGTTTCCATGTTTTGCACCGTATCGGAACAACAATCCGAGTTAGGAAATTTTCTATCGTTTCCTTCCAACCAAGATCTTTAAAAGAAAGGGAGAATGAAACAATTTTATTCCGCTTAATATTGGCTGAAATTAGATCGGATCAATCCGTATAAGTACCTAGAATTTCGCCTATTTTTCGTATTCCTTCTTGGATTTCCGAATCTTCTCTGGCAAAACTCATGCGGATGGAATCCTCACCGTAACTATCTCGGTTACGCGTAACAGGATAGAAATATTTGCCTGGTACGATAATGACCCCTTTTTCTTTCAATAGGGGATATATTTCGGAAATTTTTTTGCGAAGTCCCGCGAATTGGACCCAAAGAAAAAAGGCACCCTCACTTTCGTGGATCCTATACTTTAACTTTCCCTTCCATTCTCTTCGGATAGAAGAAATTGCAAGTTCCCTTTTTTTGAGGTAATACGGTTTTACTATGTCTCGAGAGAGTTTAAGCCATTCTCCGGATCTCACAAATTCCAAAGCTATGTATTGGCCCAGATTTCCTCCTGCCAAGTTCAGAACTGCATTCGCTTTATTTAATGCTTTTATAATTTCAGGATCTCCTAAAACGAAACCGGTCCTGACACCAGGCAGGCCTATTTTAGAAAAACTGAAACTTTGGACCATTCCTTCCGAATGAAAAAGTTTCTCATCCGAAAAAATGATCCCTGGAAAAGGAAACCCATATGCGTTATCCAATAAGAACGGGATCTTTTTGTTTTTCGCAAACTTAAGGATCTGTTCTAATTCTTCCCTCTTCGCAACTCTTCCGGTTGGATTTGTAGGACGGGACAATACCACACATCCAAGATCCTCTTTTATATTATCAAAAGAAGAAGGGTCCAACTCATAACGAAATCCGTCTTCCGAAGTGGCGACTTCTTTGCCTAAAGAATAAGAGAAAGAGTCAGGATTAATAGGCTGGTCCAAGTAGCCTATGTATTCAGGTAAAACGGGTAAGAAGATTTTTTTAAAAGAGCCGTCCTCGAATCTTCCTGAATAAAAATTTAGCAAAAGATAAAACGCGTTTTGAGAACCGCTAGTGATCGCGATCCGGTCCTTAGAGATTGGGGTTCCGGTTTCGGAACTTAATAAGGAGGCAAGTGTTTCTAATGTTTCCTCTTTTCCTGTGGGAGTTTCATACTTTCCCAAAATAGAATCCCAGGCCCCGGATTCTGAGAATTTGTTTAAGATCTTTCTCCAAACTTCTTCTACTTCAGGGATTAAGGCTGGGCTTCCGCCGCCCAACATGGAGGTCCCCGGAGAAAGATTGCCCAGGTCCTCCATCAATTGGCCGATCCCTGTTTGGTTACGGAATCTGGCACCGAATTCAGAAAAAAGGAAATCTTGGCCCATAAGGTTATTCCACTTTTCTTTTTGCAAAACTGCCGAAAAGATAATCTAAGAGAGGAAGGAATTTTTTTATTCTCCTAACAACCTCTCTGGAGAGACCGATGCAAACGATCGATTCCATCGACTACAATGATATGTTGGATCCGAATACCTTGGACCTTCAGACCTACTTGGAAAAATATCCTTGGGACGAAAAATGGACCTCTTTGGCGGAGCCCATCGAAAAGCTTTGGAAATTCGATCTGGAAGTTTCTCCTGAAGAAGTATGGCCTTGGCTGATAGACACTTCTTCTTTTAATAAAAGGATAGATATTCCTGAAATGAAATTTCAGGAGATCAACGGCCGACTTTTCGGTAAGTCCAAAAACGCAGGTATCCCTGCCGAATGGGAAGAAGTTCCCTGGGAGTGGGAATACTGCAAACAACTCAATAACGCACGCATTTATTCCAAAGGATTCGCTTACTATGTAAGAGTCCGATATCTTGTTTATCCGCTGGAAGAAGGTTCCACAAGACTATTCGTGTACTTCGGCTGGATCCCTAAAGGTTGGCTCGGAAAAACTCTTTTAAAGTTCGGAATGATCCAACTCGAAAAAGCCTACGCCAAAGGTTTAAAAGGTGTAGTAGAAGACGTAATCAAAACAAGATCTTATAGTTGGCTAGGGCCGAGTGCGTTAAGTATAATCAAAGAATCCAAATCGGAAAAAAATCCGGTCTTTCCCGCCAGAATGCAGCAGATACGAGTCGGATATATTCGAGAAGGACAACCTAGGGAACTAGTTGATAGAGTTTTAAATTATATTTTAGACGCCGACGAATCCGATCTTTATCGGATCAGGATCAAATCATTATCCAAAGCTTGGAAGATCCCCGAAAAAGAACTACTGCTCGTATTTTTACACGGATGCAGATTGGGTTTATTTACAATGAGCTGGGATGTGGTGTGTCCGCATTGTAGAGGAGTCAGAACAGAAGCACAACATTTAGGAGATCTTCCTACAAGAGATACCTGCGAAGTTTGTGAGATACAATTCGAAGCTAACCAATTGAATTCTATAGAGATCACTTTTCATGTTCATCCTTCTATCAGAGAAGTGCAAAAAAGAATGTTCTGCGCGGCGGAACCGGCGACCAAAAGCCATATCAGATTCCAAAAATATTTGGATTCCGGAGAAACATATAATTCAAAACTTCTACTTTCTCCAGGAGTTTACAGACTTAGAGTGAACGGAGAAAAAAATTATTCTTTATTAGAGATCAAAGAAGAAGTCCCGAATGAAACCTTAGTTTGGAAAACAGACGAGACCCCGGAACAAATAGAGATCGCAGACCATCCTAAACTAATCTTGGAAAATCTTTCTTCTTCCAGAAAAGGTTTTGTGATCGAAGAAAGAAAAGAAGACCAAGATTGCCTCAGACCTACCGATCTATTCAATTTCCAAGACTTTAGAGATCTATTCTCCCAAGAGGCTCTTTCCACGGATCTGCAATTGGATATCGGAGTGCAGACTATCTTGTTCACGGATATTGTGGGCTCCACAAAATTCTATTATAATAAGGGAGACTCCGGCGCATTCTCCGAAGTCAGATACCACTTTGTCGAAGTTTATAAAGTAGTGAGAGAATTCCAAGGAGCAGTTGTCAAAACGATAGGAGACGCTGTGATGGCAGCCTTTCCTTCTCCCAGTGCTGCTGTAGAAGCTTCCGTAAGACTCCAAGAATTTTTCTCGGAAGAAAACACTGAGACTCCAATCCGAATTCGAATCAGTTTACACACAGGGCCTTGTTTGGCTGTGAACCTAAATAGTAATATAGATTATTTCGGGAACACGGTAAACTTTGCAGCAAAGTTACAAGCGATCGCAGACGGAGGAGAAGTGGTATTCTCAGAAACGGTCTTTAGAGAAAAACAGCTCCGCCAATTGATGACAGAAAAAGGTTGGAAAGTAAAAAGAGTGAAATTCCACCAAAGCTGGATCAATGAGGAAACCCAAGCTTATAAATTGGTGTTTAGCGGTTTAACTTCGACGGAAGAAACTAAATAAAAACCGAATTGCAAGAACTCAAACAAACCGGATAATACCCGAACCATAGAGCAAAATTATGATCTTTAAAATAGTCTCTTTTCTTTTAGCCGCTTATTTCATTTTCGCAGGTGCGGTTCAGTATAATGATCCCGACCCGCTGCATTGGATGTTATTATATTTCACTTCTTCCTTAGCTTGTATACTCGCAGCTCTTGATAAGGACAAACTTCCTTTATTGTATGCGGTCATCGGTATGGCTGGAATTGAGATCGCAGCTACGGTTGACGGGTTCTTCGATTGGCTACGAACAGGAAATGAAAATCTGATCACTGCAAAGATGACCGATGAAAAACCGTATATAGAATTAGGAAGAGAGTTTTTAGGAGCGTTGATCAGTATCGTAGTCATTACCTGGCTTTGGTATAGAAAACGTCCTAAAAATTCTAAGTAGCAGATTCCCCATGTCATCTCTTCCAAAATTTACCCAAAAGAAAAAAGGAAAAGCCCTTATCATAGAAGGTGGAGGAATGAGAGGTTCCTTTGCTGGGGGAGTACTTTCTTCAATGGCTCCTACTTACCCTCCTAGTAAATTCGATCTGATCGTTGCAGTCTCTTCCGGTTCTTGTTCTTCCGCATATTATGTTACGGAACCGAACCCTTCTTCCGAAGATATAGAAAGAGCACTTGATATTTGGAGAAAAGAATTAGCAGGAAATCATCTCATCTCTTTGTGGAATCTTTTTAGAGGCAAAAGAATATTAGACCAAGATTATCTAATAGATCATATTTTCCAAGAGAAGGTACCGATCAAAGTAGAGGTATTGAAACAAAAGAAGACCGTACCCTTCTATATTGTGGTCAGTAATTTTAGAACCTTACAGCCTGAATACATAAGAGCCACTTCTCAAAACCTTTTTCCTCTATTAAGAGCCGCGACTTCTTTGCCAATCGCAACCAAAGGATATGGCCTATTGGAAAACTCAAAGTATACGGACGGCGGGGTCTTAGATCCTATTCCGGTAGAAGCTGTATTATCCGCAGGTTATAAAGATATTACGGTCATTCTTACAAAACCTATGGATTTTAGATTAACTCCTACAAGTCCTTTGCTGGGAAGTTTGGCATTTCCTAAATTTCCGGAAATGGGAAAGGCATTTATAGAACAAAGATTTAATCGTTATAACCGGGCTATGGAAATACTGAACAATCCGCCTAAAGGGATCCGTTTCGAAATTATAGCCCCCGAAAAAACACTCCCTGCGGGAAGAATGACCACAAATGCAAACCTGCTAACCGAAAATGTTCGTTTAGGAATAGAGCTCGGAAAAAAGGTTTTTACTAAGTAAAAATCCCCTTAGGTCTGTCCAATTTCTAAAACCTCAATTGATATAAAGATATCAAAAGAGGTTTTATGAAACGTATCTTATTATGGTCCATCCTGACCATTCTACTACTCATCTCAATATTTATGAGCTTTGGGATTTGGTCCGCAAGCAATCAGTTATTATTTCCTGTTTGGAGAGATAACCAGGAATTCTCCGCGTGCAGCCCTGAAACGGAAGAACATTGGGGGCCATCCTGTGGAAATTTAAGAAATTCTAATGAATTCCGATTCGAAGAACTCAAGATAAAATCTATAAACGGATTCGATCTTCCTGCTTGGAAAATCGGCACACTCAAAAATGGAAAAGGAAAACCAAAAGGTGCCGTCCTTTTAGTACACGGAGGAGGAAGTGACAAGAGGGAAATGACAAAACATATCCGCTTCTTTTTGAAAAGAGGATTGGATGTTTTTAGTTTTGATTTCGGTTGTCATGGAGAAGCAGGCTGCGCGATCCCAGGACTCAGCTACGGTTATAGAGAATCCAAAGACGTGCTGTCTGTTTATCGGTATCTTTCAGAAAGATACGACCGGATCTACGCATTGGGAAGTTCCGTAGGAGCTTCTTCCATTCTGATCTCTTTGCCTGAGATGCAAAAACTATCTGCGGTAATCGCCGAAAATCCAATGTATAATTTTGAAAGATTGATCTTAGAATTTCCCGGAACCTCAAAAGATATTCCAGCTTTGTTTTCTTATCTTCTGATCCGACTCACTCAATTCAGAGGTAAATTCGAATCTATTCCAAGCCCCGCGAGTTCTTTAGAGAACGTCAATTCCGCTCCGATCTTATTCATTCATAGCAAAGAAGACCGGGTAGTTCCTTTTCAACAAAGCCAGGACTTAGCCAATATTTATAAAGGACCGAAAGAACTTTGGCTTTTGGAAAAAGGAGACCATGGTTCCGCTCGGAAGATAGATCCGGGTGAATATGAGAGAAGGTTGAATGCCTTTTTGGATCGTTTAAAATGATTTGAAAGATTAGAATGGGTTCGGCGTTACGCAGTCTCACTTCGAACCCCTCAGATTTTATTTTATTTGAAAAATTTCAATGGAGACGCCGGGGTTCGAACCCGGGTCCTATTGCGCCTCAATGGGGCCTCTACATGTTTGTCTTATGTTTTAAATCTCGAAAGGCCTTAGCCCACAAGCAGGCGTGTCCTTCCTATTCGATCCAAATACTCTCTAAATCGTGAACCGAAAACCGATCTAAAAAGTCTCCCGTTTAAGGCAGAAGAAAAACCACCGGGAGAGTAAGCCTTTCTTCCGTAGTAGCGATTAAGCTGCTAGTGCTAATTCGTTGTTAGCGTTTAATGTTTTGAAGGTTTTTAAGAGGCCCCTCACCCCTACATGCCACCACATCTTAACTACAACAGTCGAAACCTAATTCGTCCCCGTAGATTTAATGATTAGACTAAAAATCCGTTGAGCTAGTCAGGAAATCAAGAAAAAGTAGATCGGTTGGTGCTTCTATTTTGAAAATTTTCATTCTACTTGCCTCGGTTTTATTGTTCTATTGCGGGACTTCTTCTGCCCCAAAAATTAAAAATCCAGGTTCCAGGTTACCTCCCAGCGAATTGCAGGATGGATTATATGCGGTCCTAGTCGGAAAATCAGTTTATCCAAATCGTCTTACAAATTCGGACAAACAGGATGGGGAATCCGAAATCGCATTTTTATTCTATCTGATAAAATTAGAAAAACGTTATATTTTGATCGATACCGGGACTTCTTCCATATCGACACCTGAGATCACTGCACATAATTGGATCTCTCCTGATAAAATTTTAGGCGGAGCTGGGATCAAACCTGGAATGATAGGAGAGATCATTCTCACTCATTTTCATTCTGATCATTCAGGGGGTATAAGTCTTTTTCCGAATGCAAAAGTTTATATTACACCGGAAGACTGGGATTCTCTTAAAAAATCGAACCGATCTGCAGGCAGTAAATTCGCGGCTAAAGAGAGATCGGGAAAAATCCAATTCATAAATTCAAGTTTAGAAGTTTTTAAGAATTTTAGGATCTTATTAACTAGAGGACATACCCAAGGTTCAGTTGCCGTAGAATGGTTGGTCTCTCCAGGTAGAAAATTCCTGATCACAGGAGATGAATGTTATTGGGTAGAATTTTGCAAACAAGGACAAAGTCTTTCTTCGGAGGGGACCTTCTCCCTTTCCAATAATAAAGAATTTTTAGACTATGTTTCCGTTCTGTCTGGCAACGGGACTAAAATTTTAACAATGCATGATCCTGCCGTTTTATCTTTTGGAGAAGAGATATTTCCGAGGATCTATAAATTAGATTAAAAAAAATCCCCCGGATTTTTGGCCGAGGGATTTTCTAAAACACTGATCAGGATCTTAGTTCTTATTTATAAACTTTATCGATTCTCTTCTGATATTTTTCAGTAATCACGTGTCTTTTCATTTTGAGTAGGTTCGTTAATTCATCACCTATCTCGAAAGGTTTTTGAGCAATTACCACATGTTGGATCAATTCGAAAGACTTGAATCCGTGTTTAGTGCTATTATACTCTCTGATCTCTTTTTTGAAGAAATCGATCACTTTAGGATTGTCGATCAGATCCTTGATATCCTTAGCTTCGATACCGTTTTGAGACAACCAAGGTTGTAGAACTTCTAGATCCGGAACGATGATCGCTCCCAGAACTTTTTGGTCCTGACCGAATACCATGGATTGTTTGATATAAGGAGATTCGTCCATACGGTTTTCTATTGGAACCGGCTCTACGTTTTCTCCGCCTAACAATACAACGGTTTCTTTTGCTCTTCCCGTAAGTGTCAGAGTATGTTTGTAGTTGATGAAACCGATATCACCGGTGTTCAACCATCCGTCTACAATGGTCTTCTTAGTGGTTTCAGGATTTTTGTAATATCCTTTCATCACTTGAGGCCCTTTGATATGAACGATACCCTTTACTCCAAGTTTACCGGCAACAAGTTGTCTTTCATCGCTGATATGAGTCAGCACGTTTCCATGATCGTCTCTCAACTGAAGTTCAGTTTTAGGAACAACATATCCTACGGAACCGATGATCGGATGATCGTAATGACGAACTGAGATCACAGGAGCACTTTCAGTCATTCCGTAACCTTCTAATACTAGAAGTCCGATATCATTGAAGAAATTATCCACGTGACGTTGTAAAGCTCCACCGCCGGATAAGGTTCCTCTCAGACGTCCACCAGTTGCTTGGCGGATCTTGGAAAGAACGATAGCGTCCAAAGTTTTGAAGTTGAAGATAAGCCCTAAAATCGCAATGGTCAGCAGAACCGGCGCTAAGAATGCCAACTCAGGCTTATACATCTTGATATAGGAATATCCCACCGCACTGATCAAAGAAACCGTGAATGGTCCAAATAGTATCACTTGAGCGATCGCTTTGACTGCAAGAGCCAAAGATTGGAAGATATTACGGTTTTCATAATCCACTTCTTTTCCGGTTAGGAAACGAACCCCTGCGTTATAGTTCTTAGAGAACAGATACGCGGTATTGAAGAGGAATTTACGGACAGGAGGGGTCTGCTTAGGGTCGTTGATCTTATTATAGATCCCAGTATAAATACTTTCCCAAACCCTTGGAGCGGAAGCCATGAATGAAGGTCTGGCTTTTGCCAGGTCATTTTTTAGATCCGAAACCTTGGTATAGAAAGTGGAAATCCCAAGAGAGATCGCAGAATATTCTACAACTCTTTCGAAGATATGCCATACAGGTAGAATAGACAGCATACTGTCGTCATCGCGAATAATCGATTTTTTTAGGATCAAAGGAACAACATGTTCCATCTGGTGAGCCATGTTGGAGTGCATGAGCATTACACCCTTAGGCATCCCGGTTGTTCCGGAAGTATAGATCAAAGTGAATAGATCATCAGGTTTGATACCCTCGATCCTTTTTTCAGTCTTGTGTCCGCCTTTAGATCTTAACTCTTTTCCTGTTTCAATCAGATCATAAAGATGCAAAACTCCTTTCGCTTTTGTTTTGCTATCTTTATCCATAATGATGACGGTTTCCACGCCTTTCAATTTGGCTTTGTTCTTAACAAACTTCTCGTACATCTTATCGTTTTCTAAGAAAACTACGGAAGCTTCGGAGTGAGTTAAGATATATTCCATCTCGGAATCGGTTACGTCAGTTCCTCTTGGAACGTTT encodes:
- a CDS encoding patatin-like phospholipase family protein yields the protein MSSLPKFTQKKKGKALIIEGGGMRGSFAGGVLSSMAPTYPPSKFDLIVAVSSGSCSSAYYVTEPNPSSEDIERALDIWRKELAGNHLISLWNLFRGKRILDQDYLIDHIFQEKVPIKVEVLKQKKTVPFYIVVSNFRTLQPEYIRATSQNLFPLLRAATSLPIATKGYGLLENSKYTDGGVLDPIPVEAVLSAGYKDITVILTKPMDFRLTPTSPLLGSLAFPKFPEMGKAFIEQRFNRYNRAMEILNNPPKGIRFEIIAPEKTLPAGRMTTNANLLTENVRLGIELGKKVFTK
- a CDS encoding transmembrane 220 family protein — its product is MIFKIVSFLLAAYFIFAGAVQYNDPDPLHWMLLYFTSSLACILAALDKDKLPLLYAVIGMAGIEIAATVDGFFDWLRTGNENLITAKMTDEKPYIELGREFLGALISIVVITWLWYRKRPKNSK
- a CDS encoding pyridoxal phosphate-dependent aminotransferase, which gives rise to MGQDFLFSEFGARFRNQTGIGQLMEDLGNLSPGTSMLGGGSPALIPEVEEVWRKILNKFSESGAWDSILGKYETPTGKEETLETLASLLSSETGTPISKDRIAITSGSQNAFYLLLNFYSGRFEDGSFKKIFLPVLPEYIGYLDQPINPDSFSYSLGKEVATSEDGFRYELDPSSFDNIKEDLGCVVLSRPTNPTGRVAKREELEQILKFAKNKKIPFLLDNAYGFPFPGIIFSDEKLFHSEGMVQSFSFSKIGLPGVRTGFVLGDPEIIKALNKANAVLNLAGGNLGQYIALEFVRSGEWLKLSRDIVKPYYLKKRELAISSIRREWKGKLKYRIHESEGAFFLWVQFAGLRKKISEIYPLLKEKGVIIVPGKYFYPVTRNRDSYGEDSIRMSFAREDSEIQEGIRKIGEILGTYTD
- a CDS encoding adenylate/guanylate cyclase domain-containing protein produces the protein MQTIDSIDYNDMLDPNTLDLQTYLEKYPWDEKWTSLAEPIEKLWKFDLEVSPEEVWPWLIDTSSFNKRIDIPEMKFQEINGRLFGKSKNAGIPAEWEEVPWEWEYCKQLNNARIYSKGFAYYVRVRYLVYPLEEGSTRLFVYFGWIPKGWLGKTLLKFGMIQLEKAYAKGLKGVVEDVIKTRSYSWLGPSALSIIKESKSEKNPVFPARMQQIRVGYIREGQPRELVDRVLNYILDADESDLYRIRIKSLSKAWKIPEKELLLVFLHGCRLGLFTMSWDVVCPHCRGVRTEAQHLGDLPTRDTCEVCEIQFEANQLNSIEITFHVHPSIREVQKRMFCAAEPATKSHIRFQKYLDSGETYNSKLLLSPGVYRLRVNGEKNYSLLEIKEEVPNETLVWKTDETPEQIEIADHPKLILENLSSSRKGFVIEERKEDQDCLRPTDLFNFQDFRDLFSQEALSTDLQLDIGVQTILFTDIVGSTKFYYNKGDSGAFSEVRYHFVEVYKVVREFQGAVVKTIGDAVMAAFPSPSAAVEASVRLQEFFSEENTETPIRIRISLHTGPCLAVNLNSNIDYFGNTVNFAAKLQAIADGGEVVFSETVFREKQLRQLMTEKGWKVKRVKFHQSWINEETQAYKLVFSGLTSTEETK
- a CDS encoding alpha/beta hydrolase, which gives rise to MKRILLWSILTILLLISIFMSFGIWSASNQLLFPVWRDNQEFSACSPETEEHWGPSCGNLRNSNEFRFEELKIKSINGFDLPAWKIGTLKNGKGKPKGAVLLVHGGGSDKREMTKHIRFFLKRGLDVFSFDFGCHGEAGCAIPGLSYGYRESKDVLSVYRYLSERYDRIYALGSSVGASSILISLPEMQKLSAVIAENPMYNFERLILEFPGTSKDIPALFSYLLIRLTQFRGKFESIPSPASSLENVNSAPILFIHSKEDRVVPFQQSQDLANIYKGPKELWLLEKGDHGSARKIDPGEYERRLNAFLDRLK
- a CDS encoding MBL fold metallo-hydrolase, which translates into the protein MKIFILLASVLLFYCGTSSAPKIKNPGSRLPPSELQDGLYAVLVGKSVYPNRLTNSDKQDGESEIAFLFYLIKLEKRYILIDTGTSSISTPEITAHNWISPDKILGGAGIKPGMIGEIILTHFHSDHSGGISLFPNAKVYITPEDWDSLKKSNRSAGSKFAAKERSGKIQFINSSLEVFKNFRILLTRGHTQGSVAVEWLVSPGRKFLITGDECYWVEFCKQGQSLSSEGTFSLSNNKEFLDYVSVLSGNGTKILTMHDPAVLSFGEEIFPRIYKLD
- a CDS encoding AMP-dependent synthetase/ligase, coding for MYKNLADMYLKAAESYGDRPAFWSKDENKEYQPTSFKQLVDLGLALSEALIDLGVKAREHIGVLADNRLEWIIVDAGVLLSGCANVPRGTDVTDSEMEYILTHSEASVVFLENDKMYEKFVKNKAKLKGVETVIIMDKDSKTKAKGVLHLYDLIETGKELRSKGGHKTEKRIEGIKPDDLFTLIYTSGTTGMPKGVMLMHSNMAHQMEHVVPLILKKSIIRDDDSMLSILPVWHIFERVVEYSAISLGISTFYTKVSDLKNDLAKARPSFMASAPRVWESIYTGIYNKINDPKQTPPVRKFLFNTAYLFSKNYNAGVRFLTGKEVDYENRNIFQSLALAVKAIAQVILFGPFTVSLISAVGYSYIKMYKPELAFLAPVLLTIAILGLIFNFKTLDAIVLSKIRQATGGRLRGTLSGGGALQRHVDNFFNDIGLLVLEGYGMTESAPVISVRHYDHPIIGSVGYVVPKTELQLRDDHGNVLTHISDERQLVAGKLGVKGIVHIKGPQVMKGYYKNPETTKKTIVDGWLNTGDIGFINYKHTLTLTGRAKETVVLLGGENVEPVPIENRMDESPYIKQSMVFGQDQKVLGAIIVPDLEVLQPWLSQNGIEAKDIKDLIDNPKVIDFFKKEIREYNSTKHGFKSFELIQHVVIAQKPFEIGDELTNLLKMKRHVITEKYQKRIDKVYK